A genomic stretch from Pseudomonas sp. MUP55 includes:
- a CDS encoding fimbria/pilus periplasmic chaperone: MKPTTCSTFPAFVLLALGVSQCANAAVGLDRTRVIFDGGKDATSVNITNNNTQLPYLAQGWIEDETGTKITSPLIVLPPVQRLEPGKQSQVKVQALPAAKSLPQDRETVYYFNLREIPPRSDKSNTLQIALQTRIKLFYRPQAIAPSQQDLSNPWQEKLTLTREGDQYRVNNPTPYYVTLVDARSSKDGKTVPGFAPLMVPPKGALTLGATARELGTSPYLAYVNDYGGRPLLAFSCSGDTCTVNRQAAPANE; the protein is encoded by the coding sequence ATGAAACCGACCACCTGTTCCACTTTTCCGGCCTTCGTGCTGTTGGCCCTGGGCGTGAGCCAGTGCGCCAACGCTGCGGTGGGCCTGGACCGTACCCGCGTGATTTTCGACGGCGGCAAAGACGCCACTAGCGTGAACATCACCAACAACAACACCCAACTGCCGTATCTGGCCCAGGGCTGGATCGAAGATGAAACCGGCACAAAAATCACCTCGCCGTTGATCGTACTGCCACCGGTCCAGCGATTGGAGCCGGGCAAGCAAAGCCAGGTGAAAGTGCAGGCGTTGCCGGCGGCCAAGTCGCTGCCGCAGGATCGGGAAACGGTCTACTACTTCAACCTCAGGGAGATTCCGCCGCGCAGCGACAAGTCCAACACCCTGCAGATTGCCCTGCAAACCCGGATCAAGTTGTTCTACCGTCCGCAAGCCATTGCGCCGAGTCAGCAGGACTTGTCCAACCCCTGGCAGGAAAAGCTGACGCTGACCCGTGAGGGCGATCAGTACCGGGTCAATAACCCGACGCCGTACTACGTGACCCTGGTGGATGCGCGCAGCAGCAAGGACGGCAAAACCGTGCCGGGTTTTGCCCCACTGATGGTGCCGCCCAAAGGTGCCTTGACCTTGGGCGCCACGGCCAGGGAGCTGGGTACAAGCCCCTATCTGGCCTATGTCAACGATTACGGCGGCCGCCCGCTGCTGGCGTTCTCCTGCAGTGGCGACACTTGCACAGTGAACCGGCAGGCCGCGCCGGCCAATGAGTGA
- a CDS encoding fimbrial protein, which yields MAKSIGLIAGGVLLAVSQGVQAQTSLTIRAVIIAPPPCVINGGSTLDVPFGNDLLTSRVDGVNYRRDVPYTVTCSAPFSNALTLELKGTGASFDSRSLATRKADLGVKLFVNGADWPLNTAVNFTYPNFPVVQAVPVKRAGSKLTGGAFDATATLVVDYQ from the coding sequence ATGGCTAAATCAATCGGCTTGATCGCCGGCGGTGTGTTGCTGGCGGTCAGCCAGGGCGTGCAGGCCCAGACCAGTTTGACCATTCGCGCAGTGATCATCGCGCCCCCGCCGTGTGTCATCAACGGTGGCAGCACGCTCGATGTGCCGTTTGGCAATGATCTGCTGACATCACGGGTCGACGGAGTCAATTACCGTCGCGACGTACCGTATACCGTCACCTGCAGCGCCCCGTTCAGCAACGCGTTGACCCTGGAACTCAAGGGCACAGGGGCATCGTTTGACAGCCGTTCACTGGCGACCCGCAAGGCGGACCTTGGGGTAAAACTGTTTGTGAACGGCGCTGACTGGCCGCTGAACACGGCGGTGAACTTCACCTATCCCAACTTTCCCGTGGTGCAGGCAGTGCCGGTCAAACGTGCGGGCAGCAAGCTGACCGGCGGAGCCTTCGATGCCACCGCGACCCTGGTGGTCGACTACCAATGA
- a CDS encoding fimbrial protein produces the protein MKRLFGALALLVSAGASTVVSAADCRVNGGGWVHVGAGGTLNLQVPVTVQPGSDNSRIFLEGARLECRFTPGQPYPTFMDYWRTAIQAGAPWTPGPKFANQGTGLRISGAYLNTPVPYDIHLAGMPNNGVGVPIDVTPYILIRNNPTNPIDVRIGDNLGVLRLRQTNNYNTSSTLLALTYIAANNFSVSPSTCTINNNNPIEINFGNVHQRAIGTDPLTSSVVSNRRLTYSCPDGGINTPITITYKGTRTAFDSRLLLMTNADVGTALVRGGVPVQVNGSFLTRITNSTGADDVTFSLVRRAGSLPAAGPITGSGVLVMGVP, from the coding sequence ATGAAACGACTATTTGGCGCCTTGGCGCTTCTTGTATCGGCCGGTGCCAGTACCGTTGTGTCAGCCGCCGATTGCCGCGTGAATGGCGGGGGATGGGTGCATGTAGGGGCGGGCGGCACGCTGAATCTGCAGGTGCCTGTCACGGTGCAACCGGGTTCGGACAACTCCCGTATCTTCCTTGAGGGCGCGCGGTTGGAGTGCCGGTTCACGCCGGGCCAGCCTTATCCGACGTTCATGGACTACTGGAGGACCGCGATTCAGGCCGGTGCTCCGTGGACGCCCGGACCAAAATTTGCCAACCAGGGCACAGGCTTGCGAATCAGCGGTGCCTACCTGAACACACCGGTACCGTATGACATCCATTTGGCGGGCATGCCCAATAACGGGGTGGGCGTGCCCATTGATGTAACGCCCTACATTCTGATACGCAACAACCCGACGAACCCTATCGACGTTCGAATAGGAGACAATCTCGGCGTGCTGCGCCTGCGTCAGACAAACAACTACAACACCAGCAGCACGCTCCTCGCGCTCACCTACATCGCCGCCAATAACTTTTCCGTCTCGCCTTCAACCTGCACGATCAACAACAACAACCCCATCGAGATCAACTTCGGCAACGTGCACCAGCGTGCCATCGGCACCGACCCGCTGACGTCTTCCGTCGTCAGCAACCGCAGGCTCACCTATTCGTGCCCGGATGGCGGGATCAATACACCGATCACCATCACCTACAAGGGTACCCGCACCGCGTTCGATTCACGCCTGCTGCTGATGACCAATGCCGACGTGGGCACGGCCCTTGTGCGCGGGGGCGTTCCCGTACAGGTCAACGGCTCGTTCCTGACCCGCATCACCAACAGCACGGGCGCGGACGACGTGACGTTTTCCCTGGTCCGGCGAGCGGGCTCGTTGCCGGCCGCCGGCCCCATCACCGGCAGCGGGGTGCTGGTGATGGGCGTGCCCTGA
- a CDS encoding fimbrial protein, with protein sequence MKTVLLSVGLLAGSMSMAHATDGTITFLGSVHSGACSIKPDSVDQTVRLGAIAKHQLQSGGKSEARRVLIELEGCDLTGLTDNTVTTTFTGAPSNAVPGAIGTVGGAGGVGIMMTHGGALVKLGEPTAPQIIAVGNNTLEFGAYVQGAATAPIIPGDFSAVTNFTLAYQ encoded by the coding sequence ATGAAAACTGTGCTGTTGTCTGTCGGTCTGCTGGCGGGTTCGATGTCGATGGCGCACGCGACGGATGGAACGATCACGTTCCTGGGGTCGGTGCATTCAGGCGCTTGTTCCATCAAGCCTGACTCCGTTGATCAAACCGTTCGCCTGGGGGCGATAGCCAAGCATCAGCTGCAATCGGGTGGCAAGTCCGAGGCCCGACGCGTGCTGATCGAGCTGGAAGGTTGCGACCTGACCGGCCTGACTGACAACACCGTCACGACCACCTTCACCGGCGCGCCCTCCAACGCGGTGCCGGGTGCGATCGGTACGGTCGGCGGTGCGGGTGGCGTGGGCATCATGATGACTCACGGTGGCGCGCTGGTTAAGTTGGGGGAGCCGACCGCCCCGCAAATCATCGCCGTGGGCAATAACACGCTGGAGTTCGGTGCCTACGTACAAGGCGCCGCCACGGCCCCGATCATTCCGGGTGACTTCAGCGCGGTCACCAATTTCACCTTGGCTTATCAGTAA
- a CDS encoding fimbrial protein has product MKSQKVKVLGGLLWVLAAGAHAEDEEDIEGMSGMLNVLGSMHESPCSLDMTSLHQTVDLDAVSTSQLQRPGDQATAKAFQLRFTDCLRTAGRIRNERTGNLTWSAYQPVLSVTFNAPADADDPRLVRVQGITGMGLQLTDALGRDVQLGTRGQPLFLPVGRNTQTWNVRPTRTAAPLTSGAFRAVVDVRLNYD; this is encoded by the coding sequence ATGAAGTCGCAAAAAGTGAAGGTCCTGGGCGGCCTGTTGTGGGTCTTGGCGGCGGGCGCCCATGCCGAAGATGAAGAAGATATCGAGGGCATGAGCGGCATGCTGAACGTGCTCGGGTCCATGCATGAGTCGCCCTGCAGTCTGGACATGACGTCCCTGCACCAGACCGTCGACCTGGATGCCGTGTCGACCAGCCAGTTGCAACGCCCTGGCGACCAGGCGACCGCCAAAGCCTTTCAGTTGCGGTTCACCGATTGTCTGCGCACCGCCGGCCGAATACGCAATGAGCGTACGGGGAACCTGACCTGGAGTGCCTACCAACCGGTGCTGTCGGTCACGTTCAACGCACCCGCCGATGCCGATGATCCGCGTCTGGTCAGGGTACAGGGCATTACCGGCATGGGCCTGCAGTTGACTGATGCGCTGGGCCGTGACGTGCAGTTGGGCACGCGCGGCCAGCCGTTGTTTTTGCCCGTGGGCCGCAATACCCAGACCTGGAATGTGCGTCCCACGCGCACCGCCGCGCCGTTGACCAGCGGGGCATTCAGGGCCGTGGTGGATGTCAGGCTCAATTATGACTAA
- a CDS encoding fimbrial protein: MNTFIRLAIASSLTTFISPCVVAQASSQGDGVVLLAGQVIDSACGLELASIDQTIEMPPEPVGRLLRNTRGEDHPFQLRLVNCTLTRPDPSRPGETLPDWEHMRVTFDGPTDRAGLSFAVFGASQGVALHIVDAAGEESLPGQRMAPVPLAEGDMTLNYRFYLVGNGLPLVVGAHRAAVRFKLEYF, translated from the coding sequence GTGAACACATTCATACGTCTGGCTATCGCCTCTTCATTGACGACGTTCATCAGCCCTTGCGTGGTTGCCCAGGCGTCCTCGCAAGGCGATGGGGTCGTGCTGCTCGCAGGTCAAGTGATTGACTCCGCCTGTGGGCTGGAACTGGCCAGTATCGACCAAACCATCGAGATGCCACCCGAACCGGTTGGCCGACTCTTGCGCAACACGCGGGGTGAAGACCATCCCTTCCAGTTGCGCCTGGTCAATTGCACGTTGACCCGTCCGGACCCGTCGCGCCCAGGTGAAACCCTGCCTGACTGGGAGCACATGCGCGTGACGTTCGATGGCCCCACCGACAGGGCCGGGCTGTCCTTCGCGGTCTTCGGCGCATCCCAGGGGGTTGCCTTGCACATTGTGGACGCCGCCGGTGAGGAAAGCCTGCCGGGGCAACGCATGGCCCCGGTGCCGCTGGCTGAGGGCGACATGACGCTCAACTACCGGTTTTACCTGGTCGGCAACGGCTTGCCATTGGTGGTGGGCGCTCACCGTGCCGCGGTGCGGTTCAAGTTGGAATACTTTTGA
- a CDS encoding DMT family transporter produces MHISSGRWVYGFFLTLLTALLWGILPIKLKQVLQVMDPITVTWFRLMVAGSCLFVYLAATRRLPSPKVLGPRGGWLVAMAVCGLVGNYVLYLVGLKMLSPGTAQLVVQMGPIFLMVASVFVFRERFSLGQGVGLMVLIVGFGLFFNQRLVELLTSMGTYTAGVLTVLLATTIWVFYALGQKQLLTVWNSLQVMMVIYLFCAVLLTPWAHPLEALQLSPLQGWLLLACCMNTLVAYGAFAEALAHWEASRVSATLALTPLVTFVAVAVAAWLWPDFVQAEEINALGYFGALVVVIGSAMVALAPSLIAGLKARRLRMAA; encoded by the coding sequence ATGCATATTTCTTCGGGCCGCTGGGTCTATGGTTTTTTCCTGACCCTGCTGACCGCGCTGCTCTGGGGCATTCTGCCGATCAAACTCAAACAGGTGCTGCAGGTGATGGACCCGATCACGGTCACCTGGTTTCGCCTGATGGTGGCCGGCAGTTGCCTGTTTGTTTATCTCGCGGCGACCCGGCGCTTGCCCAGTCCCAAGGTGCTCGGCCCCAGAGGCGGTTGGCTGGTGGCGATGGCCGTGTGCGGGCTGGTCGGCAATTACGTGTTGTACCTGGTGGGCCTGAAAATGCTCAGCCCCGGCACCGCGCAACTGGTGGTGCAGATGGGGCCGATTTTTCTGATGGTCGCCAGTGTGTTCGTGTTCAGGGAGCGTTTCAGCCTGGGGCAGGGCGTGGGTCTGATGGTGCTGATCGTCGGCTTCGGGCTGTTCTTCAACCAGCGCCTGGTGGAACTGCTCACATCCATGGGCACCTACACCGCCGGCGTGCTGACGGTGCTGCTGGCGACCACCATCTGGGTGTTCTATGCCCTGGGCCAGAAGCAGTTGCTGACGGTGTGGAATTCGTTGCAGGTGATGATGGTGATCTACCTGTTTTGCGCCGTGTTGCTCACGCCCTGGGCGCACCCGCTGGAGGCGCTGCAACTGAGTCCGCTGCAAGGCTGGCTGCTGCTGGCGTGCTGCATGAATACCCTGGTGGCCTACGGCGCGTTTGCTGAGGCGCTGGCCCATTGGGAGGCATCGAGGGTGAGTGCGACGCTGGCCCTGACGCCGTTGGTAACCTTTGTCGCGGTGGCGGTGGCGGCGTGGCTGTGGCCTGATTTTGTGCAGGCCGAAGAGATCAATGCCCTGGGGTATTTCGGTGCGTTGGTGGTGGTGATCGGCTCGGCGATGGTGGCGCTGGCGCCGTCGCTGATTGCCGGGCTCAAAGCTCGGCGATTGCGCATGGCTGCATGA
- a CDS encoding fimbrial protein translates to MRYQRVQKHGLALLFIVGLIPMGYAADNLSFKGNLVEEACTLRPGDEAIALELWDLTSKHLYLNTRSVGKRFKLHLEDCDTTIGNSVTITFGGAQNRELPGLLALDAGSGASGIGIGIETLGDKPLPLNTVSDKQVLSDGSNAIELKAYVQGEPTALNNQTIGHGAYTVTSTFTLDYP, encoded by the coding sequence ATGCGATATCAACGGGTTCAAAAGCACGGCCTGGCGCTGCTGTTCATCGTCGGCCTGATACCCATGGGGTACGCGGCGGACAACCTGAGTTTCAAAGGCAATCTGGTTGAAGAAGCCTGCACCCTTCGCCCCGGCGACGAAGCCATCGCGCTGGAACTCTGGGACCTTACCAGCAAGCACCTCTATCTCAACACGCGCTCGGTGGGTAAGCGTTTCAAGCTGCACCTGGAGGACTGCGATACCACGATCGGCAACTCAGTGACCATCACGTTCGGCGGCGCGCAGAACAGAGAGCTTCCCGGTTTGCTCGCACTGGACGCGGGCAGCGGCGCCTCGGGCATTGGCATCGGCATCGAGACGTTGGGCGATAAACCCTTGCCCCTCAATACCGTCAGCGACAAGCAGGTGTTGAGCGACGGCAGCAACGCCATTGAACTCAAGGCGTATGTGCAGGGCGAGCCGACCGCCCTCAACAATCAAACCATCGGGCACGGTGCGTACACGGTGACCTCCACTTTTACCCTGGACTATCCATAG
- a CDS encoding DUF2059 domain-containing protein translates to MTRLRAICTAVALVCASGQVFADTASHNASAEAFLTLAHADKLGTPVYMQVQQMFAQRFEQTKAPAAKQSVLDSYQAKANAALDQAIGWPKLKPDMVKLYTTNFSESELKDLVAFYQSPLGKKVLEKMPQLTQQSAQMTQAKLESAVPVVNKLLEDMTNELAPKAAAPAKKK, encoded by the coding sequence ATGACTCGTCTTCGTGCCATCTGTACCGCGGTTGCTCTGGTTTGCGCCAGCGGCCAGGTTTTTGCCGATACCGCCAGCCACAACGCCAGTGCCGAAGCCTTCCTTACCCTGGCCCACGCTGACAAGCTGGGTACCCCGGTGTACATGCAAGTGCAACAAATGTTCGCCCAGCGTTTCGAACAGACCAAGGCGCCTGCCGCCAAGCAGTCGGTCCTCGACAGCTACCAGGCCAAGGCCAATGCCGCTCTGGACCAGGCTATCGGCTGGCCGAAGCTGAAGCCGGACATGGTCAAGCTCTACACCACCAACTTCAGCGAATCGGAGCTCAAGGACCTGGTTGCCTTCTACCAGTCGCCACTGGGCAAGAAAGTCCTGGAAAAAATGCCGCAACTGACCCAGCAATCGGCCCAGATGACCCAGGCCAAGCTGGAAAGCGCCGTGCCGGTGGTGAACAAGCTGCTGGAAGACATGACCAACGAGCTGGCGCCCAAGGCAGCCGCACCGGCCAAGAAGAAGTAA
- a CDS encoding BolA family protein: protein MTMQQRIETALAALSPQHLSVLDESHMHSRGLQTHFKAVLVSQQFEGLNRVKRHQKVYASLGDLMSEFHALALHTYTPEEWANIDAAPASPTCAGGH from the coding sequence ATGACCATGCAACAGCGTATCGAAACGGCACTCGCCGCCCTGAGCCCGCAGCACTTGAGCGTGCTGGATGAGAGCCACATGCACAGCCGTGGGTTGCAGACCCACTTCAAGGCCGTGCTGGTCAGCCAGCAGTTCGAGGGGCTCAATCGCGTCAAGCGCCACCAGAAGGTCTACGCCAGCCTGGGTGACCTGATGAGCGAGTTTCATGCGCTGGCGCTTCATACCTACACGCCTGAAGAATGGGCGAACATCGACGCAGCGCCGGCCTCGCCGACCTGCGCC
- a CDS encoding outer membrane usher protein, with amino-acid sequence MLNTSKIKNTLRPGLFGGLMSLAGTAIGAGDIEFNTDVLDLSDRTNIDLSQFARSGFILPGTYSMAVQLNAQPLPEQSVTFHPPDNDPKGSQACLSHGLVEQLGLKASEAGKLAWWKDGECLDIASLPGMEVSGDLATSTLSINLPQAYLEYNALNWDPPSRWDEGVPGLLLDYSLTAQSNYQKNDGQRKNLSGNGTVGANAGAWRLRADWQGRVEDGRQEAAGPQKLEWSRYYAYRAIPALKARLVVGESYLYSDLFDSFRFTGASLNSDQSQLPPNLRGYAPEVVGVAKTNAKVIISQQGRVLYETLVAAGPFRIQDLNDAVTGKLDVRVEEQDGSVQTFQLNTAGVPYLTRPGQVRYKLASGRPSNLQYGSDGAFFGTGEFSWGVSNGWSLFGGGIADNNYRALSVGAGRDLLAFGAVSLDVTQSHANVWNETLSGKSYRLQYSKNFEQYDSQVTFAGYRFSEKNFLSMSEYLDARHYGLNGELGGRGDYRDPNESWKPIGGSKALYTVTLNKQFRDLGATVYASYNKQTYWDRPDTHRWNLSLSRYFNVGSVKNMSLSLNTYRTQEYNYRDNGMALTVSLPLGRTGTLSLDASRAAGNNNLATRYSDRLDERNSYQLSASDTSASGYLSHMGDHADIDVSASRQQGGSSSLSVSARGGATLTAQGAALHRTTSTGGTRLMVDTAGVPDVPVRGYGAPTRSNAFGKAVISDISSYQRTAASVDLERLPSNVEATRSVTQLTLTEGAIGYRSLDVIAGEKAMAVVRLADGSSPPFGATVKNLKQQDTGIVNDGGHVYLSGIQAGEQMTVSWGGGERCVLTLPVTLPADGLTDALQLRCQVVAADSTLPEPAGLTGKPNDTENTAS; translated from the coding sequence ATGTTGAATACGTCGAAAATCAAAAATACGCTCCGCCCGGGACTGTTTGGCGGGTTGATGTCGCTGGCGGGCACTGCAATAGGCGCAGGCGATATCGAGTTCAATACCGACGTTCTGGATCTGAGTGATCGCACCAATATTGACCTGTCTCAATTTGCGCGCAGCGGATTCATTCTGCCAGGCACTTACTCGATGGCGGTGCAGCTCAATGCCCAGCCTTTGCCTGAGCAATCGGTGACATTCCATCCCCCTGATAACGATCCCAAAGGCAGCCAGGCCTGTTTGTCGCACGGTCTGGTCGAGCAACTGGGCCTGAAAGCATCCGAAGCCGGCAAACTTGCATGGTGGAAGGACGGCGAGTGCCTGGATATCGCCAGCTTGCCCGGCATGGAGGTCAGTGGTGATCTGGCCACCTCGACCCTGAGCATCAACCTGCCCCAGGCTTACCTCGAATACAACGCGCTCAATTGGGACCCGCCTTCGCGATGGGATGAAGGGGTGCCGGGGCTGCTGCTGGACTACAGCCTGACGGCGCAGTCCAACTACCAGAAGAACGACGGCCAGCGCAAAAACCTCAGTGGCAACGGCACCGTTGGCGCCAATGCCGGCGCCTGGCGCCTGCGGGCCGATTGGCAGGGCCGCGTGGAAGATGGGCGGCAGGAAGCGGCCGGGCCGCAAAAGCTGGAGTGGAGCCGTTACTACGCGTATCGCGCTATCCCGGCATTGAAGGCGCGCCTGGTGGTGGGGGAGAGCTACCTGTATTCGGACCTGTTCGACAGCTTCCGTTTCACCGGTGCTTCGCTCAACTCGGATCAGAGCCAGCTGCCGCCCAACTTGCGCGGTTACGCGCCGGAAGTTGTCGGGGTGGCCAAGACCAACGCGAAAGTCATCATCAGCCAGCAGGGCCGTGTGCTCTACGAGACCCTGGTGGCGGCGGGGCCCTTTCGCATCCAGGACCTCAATGATGCGGTGACCGGCAAGCTCGATGTGCGGGTGGAAGAACAGGACGGTTCGGTCCAGACCTTCCAGCTCAATACGGCCGGTGTGCCCTACCTGACGCGCCCGGGCCAGGTCCGTTACAAGCTGGCGAGCGGGCGGCCGTCCAATCTTCAGTACGGCTCCGACGGCGCTTTCTTCGGTACCGGAGAGTTTTCCTGGGGCGTGAGCAATGGCTGGTCGTTGTTCGGTGGCGGTATTGCCGATAACAACTATCGGGCGTTGTCCGTGGGCGCCGGTCGGGACCTGTTGGCGTTCGGCGCCGTCTCGCTGGACGTCACCCAGTCCCATGCCAACGTGTGGAACGAGACGCTCTCGGGTAAATCCTATCGCCTTCAATATTCCAAGAACTTCGAGCAGTACGACAGCCAGGTGACGTTCGCCGGTTACCGCTTTTCCGAGAAGAACTTCCTGAGCATGAGTGAATACCTGGATGCTCGGCATTACGGGTTGAACGGCGAACTCGGCGGACGTGGGGATTATCGCGACCCCAACGAGAGCTGGAAGCCGATCGGCGGCAGCAAGGCGCTGTATACGGTAACGCTCAACAAGCAGTTTCGTGACCTGGGCGCCACCGTCTACGCCAGCTACAACAAGCAAACCTACTGGGACCGGCCGGACACCCATCGCTGGAACCTGTCGCTGTCGCGCTATTTCAACGTGGGCTCGGTCAAGAACATGAGCCTGTCCCTGAACACGTACCGCACCCAGGAATATAACTACAGGGATAACGGCATGGCGCTGACGGTCAGCCTGCCGTTGGGGCGCACCGGCACGCTCTCGCTGGACGCCAGCCGAGCCGCCGGCAACAACAACCTTGCCACGCGCTACAGCGATCGTCTCGATGAGCGCAACAGCTACCAGCTCAGTGCGAGCGATACCTCGGCCAGCGGCTACCTGAGCCACATGGGCGACCACGCCGATATTGACGTGAGCGCCAGCCGACAGCAGGGCGGCTCCAGCAGCCTCAGTGTCTCTGCACGCGGCGGTGCGACGCTCACGGCTCAGGGCGCTGCGCTTCACCGAACCACCAGCACCGGCGGCACTCGGCTGATGGTCGATACGGCGGGCGTGCCCGATGTGCCGGTACGCGGCTATGGCGCGCCGACCCGCAGCAATGCCTTCGGCAAGGCGGTGATATCGGACATCAGCAGTTACCAGCGTACCGCCGCCAGTGTTGATCTGGAGCGCTTGCCGAGCAACGTCGAAGCCACGCGTTCGGTCACGCAGCTGACGCTCACCGAAGGCGCGATCGGTTATCGCTCGCTGGACGTGATTGCCGGTGAGAAGGCCATGGCGGTGGTGCGCCTGGCGGATGGCAGTTCGCCGCCCTTCGGCGCGACGGTGAAGAACCTCAAGCAACAGGACACCGGCATTGTCAATGACGGTGGGCATGTCTACCTCAGCGGCATCCAGGCCGGCGAACAGATGACCGTCAGTTGGGGGGGCGGCGAGCGCTGCGTGCTTACGCTGCCTGTCACCTTGCCTGCCGATGGCTTGACCGACGCCCTGCAACTGCGCTGCCAGGTGGTCGCCGCTGACTCAACCTTGCCCGAGCCCGCCGGGCTGACCGGCAAGCCTAACGATACGGAGAACACAGCTTCATGA
- a CDS encoding class II fumarate hydratase encodes MSRIETDSLGDVHVPDDAYWGAQTQRSLVNFAIGEQRMPLAVLHALALIKKAAARVNDRNGDLPADIARLIEQAADEVLDGQHDDQFPLVVWQTGSGTQSNMNANEVIAGRANELAGNNRGGKSPVHPNDHVNRSQSSNDCFPTAMSIATVKAVHEQLLPAITVLSGGLAELAARHMKLVKTGRTHMMDATPITFGQELSAFIAQLDYAERAIRSALPAVCELAQGGTAVGTGLNSPHGFGEAIAAELAALSGLPFVTAPNKFAALSGHEPLVTLHGALKTLAVALMKLANDLRLLGSGPRAGLAEVKLPANEPGSSIMPGKVNPTQCEALSMLACQVLGNDVTIGIAASQGHLQLNVYKPVIIHNLLESIRLLADGCNNFQEHCIAGLEPDAEQMAEHLERGLMLVTALNPHIGYDKSAQIAKKAYAEGLTLREAALALGYLTDEQFDQWVRPENMLEAGH; translated from the coding sequence ATGAGCCGTATCGAAACCGACAGCCTGGGAGACGTCCACGTCCCGGATGACGCTTACTGGGGCGCCCAGACCCAACGTTCGCTGGTGAACTTCGCCATCGGCGAACAGCGCATGCCCCTGGCGGTGCTGCATGCCCTGGCCCTGATCAAGAAGGCCGCCGCACGGGTCAACGACCGCAACGGCGACTTGCCCGCCGATATCGCCCGCCTGATCGAACAGGCCGCCGACGAAGTGCTCGACGGCCAGCACGACGACCAGTTCCCGCTGGTGGTGTGGCAGACCGGCAGCGGCACCCAGAGCAACATGAACGCCAACGAGGTGATCGCCGGCCGCGCCAACGAACTGGCCGGCAACAACCGCGGCGGCAAGAGCCCGGTACACCCCAACGACCATGTGAACCGCTCGCAAAGCTCCAATGACTGCTTCCCCACGGCCATGAGCATTGCCACCGTCAAGGCCGTGCACGAGCAGTTGCTGCCGGCCATCACCGTGTTGTCCGGTGGCCTGGCCGAGCTGGCGGCGCGGCATATGAAGCTGGTCAAGACCGGCCGCACGCACATGATGGATGCCACACCGATCACCTTCGGCCAGGAACTCTCGGCGTTCATCGCCCAGCTGGACTACGCCGAGCGCGCCATCCGCAGCGCCCTGCCCGCTGTGTGCGAGCTGGCCCAGGGCGGTACCGCCGTCGGTACCGGGCTGAACTCGCCCCATGGCTTCGGCGAGGCGATTGCCGCCGAGCTGGCGGCGCTGTCGGGCTTGCCGTTCGTCACCGCGCCGAACAAGTTCGCCGCCCTCTCCGGCCACGAGCCGCTGGTGACCCTGCACGGGGCACTGAAAACCCTCGCCGTGGCGCTGATGAAACTCGCCAACGACCTGCGCCTGCTGGGCTCGGGCCCGCGCGCCGGGCTGGCCGAAGTCAAGTTGCCGGCCAACGAACCAGGCAGCTCGATCATGCCCGGCAAGGTCAACCCCACCCAGTGCGAAGCGCTGTCGATGCTGGCCTGCCAGGTACTGGGCAACGACGTGACCATTGGCATTGCCGCAAGCCAAGGGCACCTGCAGTTGAACGTGTACAAACCGGTGATCATCCACAACCTGCTGGAATCGATCCGCCTGCTGGCCGATGGCTGCAACAACTTCCAGGAACACTGCATCGCCGGCCTTGAGCCGGACGCCGAGCAGATGGCCGAACACCTGGAGCGGGGGCTGATGCTGGTGACCGCGCTCAACCCGCATATCGGTTATGACAAGTCCGCGCAGATCGCCAAGAAGGCCTATGCCGAAGGGCTGACCCTGCGTGAAGCGGCACTGGCGCTGGGCTACCTCACTGATGAGCAGTTCGACCAGTGGGTACGCCCGGAGAATATGCTGGAGGCTGGGCACTAA
- a CDS encoding fimbrial protein, with product MRAWQPRALFALWAIGLCSGASANVTFSGTLNEPPPCTIDAGNTIEVDFGDVGVKRVDGVRYRRGVGYAINCGTDTLPWQLKLSVNGTPTAFDAAAVQTSVPALGIRLFQNNRPFSLNTPLTITLSSPPTLEVVPVQQPGATLPPARFTAVATLLAEYQ from the coding sequence ATGAGAGCTTGGCAGCCGCGAGCGTTGTTCGCCCTGTGGGCCATCGGCCTGTGCAGTGGCGCGTCGGCCAACGTGACGTTCAGCGGCACGTTGAATGAGCCGCCCCCTTGCACCATCGACGCGGGCAACACCATTGAAGTCGACTTCGGCGATGTCGGGGTAAAGCGCGTCGATGGCGTGAGGTATCGCAGAGGGGTCGGCTACGCGATCAACTGCGGCACCGACACGCTGCCCTGGCAATTGAAGTTGAGTGTCAACGGCACCCCCACCGCGTTCGACGCTGCAGCCGTGCAGACCAGCGTGCCCGCGCTGGGCATCCGGCTGTTTCAGAACAACCGGCCGTTTTCACTCAACACGCCGCTCACTATCACCCTGTCGTCACCGCCGACATTGGAAGTGGTGCCGGTGCAACAGCCCGGTGCAACGCTGCCGCCCGCCCGATTCACGGCGGTGGCCACGTTATTGGCCGAATACCAGTAG